The following are from one region of the Achromobacter xylosoxidans genome:
- a CDS encoding NAD(P)/FAD-dependent oxidoreductase has product MQVNPPGADGAPRMVVVGAGPAGVRAAQTLLRHGVRPVIVDEAALPGGQIYRQGAAPRGSARQRYGFEWKRAQAIHAAGADLAARADYRAATAVWNAAPGSLDLVRHGELETLPYSRLLLATGATDRVLPFPGWTLPGVYTLGGAQISLKSQGCTFGPRIVFAGTGPLLYLVAYQYARAGAQVQAVLDCAPPGSQVRAAPALLSQPGMLAKGMYYLGWLRARGVPVHHGARLDAAEGAGRVERTLATLGGKQRAIACDALAIGHGLRAETQLADLLDCAFEFDTAQRAWLPRRDPEGRSSEAGVYLAGDGAGIGGAILAELAGERAALAMLADSGIDVSAARVQWLARRQARWAQFRRGLDRAFPLPGADGACDDSVMVCRCEEVRAGTLRAAAAQYAIDDLNRLKALTRIGMGLCQGRMCQAGAAELLADCRGLALADIGRLRGQAPVKPLNLSMLGKVEP; this is encoded by the coding sequence ATGCAAGTGAACCCTCCCGGCGCCGATGGCGCGCCGCGCATGGTGGTGGTGGGCGCCGGTCCTGCGGGCGTGCGCGCCGCGCAGACGCTGCTGCGCCACGGCGTGCGCCCGGTGATCGTGGACGAAGCCGCCTTGCCTGGCGGCCAGATCTATCGCCAAGGCGCGGCCCCTCGCGGCTCCGCGCGCCAGCGCTATGGCTTCGAATGGAAGCGCGCGCAAGCCATCCACGCGGCGGGCGCGGACCTAGCTGCCCGGGCAGACTACCGCGCCGCCACCGCGGTGTGGAATGCCGCGCCGGGCAGCCTGGACCTGGTCCGCCACGGCGAACTGGAAACCCTGCCCTACTCACGGCTGCTGCTTGCCACCGGCGCCACCGACCGCGTCCTGCCCTTCCCGGGCTGGACCCTGCCCGGCGTCTATACGCTGGGCGGCGCGCAGATCTCGCTGAAGAGCCAGGGCTGTACGTTTGGGCCACGCATCGTGTTCGCCGGCACCGGCCCCCTGCTCTACCTGGTCGCCTACCAATATGCGCGCGCCGGCGCCCAGGTGCAGGCGGTGCTGGACTGCGCGCCGCCAGGCAGCCAGGTCCGCGCCGCGCCGGCACTGCTGAGCCAGCCCGGCATGCTGGCCAAGGGCATGTACTACCTGGGCTGGCTGCGCGCCCGCGGCGTGCCGGTGCACCACGGCGCAAGGCTGGATGCGGCCGAGGGCGCAGGCCGCGTCGAGCGCACGCTCGCGACCCTGGGCGGCAAGCAGCGCGCCATTGCTTGCGACGCGCTGGCAATCGGCCACGGACTGCGCGCGGAAACGCAGCTTGCCGACCTGCTGGACTGCGCCTTTGAATTCGACACGGCCCAGCGCGCCTGGCTGCCGCGCCGCGATCCCGAAGGCCGCAGCTCGGAGGCCGGCGTCTACTTGGCCGGCGACGGCGCAGGCATAGGCGGCGCCATCCTGGCCGAGCTTGCGGGCGAACGCGCCGCGCTGGCCATGCTGGCAGACAGCGGCATCGACGTCAGCGCCGCCAGGGTGCAGTGGCTGGCCCGCCGCCAGGCGCGCTGGGCGCAATTCCGGCGCGGCCTGGATCGGGCCTTTCCCCTGCCCGGCGCGGATGGCGCCTGCGACGACTCCGTCATGGTCTGCCGCTGCGAGGAAGTGCGCGCCGGCACGTTGCGCGCCGCGGCCGCGCAATACGCCATCGACGACCTCAACCGCTTGAAGGCGCTAACGCGCATCGGCATGGGCCTGTGCCAGGGACGCATGTGCCAGGCAGGCGCGGCCGAACTGCTGGCCGACTGCCGTGGACTGGCCCTGGCGGACATAGGCCGGCTACGCGGCCAGGCGCCCGTCAAGCCCCTGAATCTGTCCATGCTCGGCAAGGTGGAACCATGA
- a CDS encoding (2Fe-2S)-binding protein, with product MKPLLRRVSVPASAPLRLTWNGLALQAHEGDTVLTALLLAAQQLRVTLGEGAPRAGFCLMGACQDCWVQTADGARLRACSTAVADGMELVSAQPGELACK from the coding sequence ATGAAACCGCTGCTGCGCCGCGTCTCGGTACCTGCCTCGGCGCCGTTGCGCCTGACCTGGAACGGCTTGGCGCTGCAAGCCCATGAGGGCGACACTGTGCTGACGGCGTTGCTGCTTGCCGCGCAGCAATTGCGCGTCACCTTGGGCGAAGGCGCGCCGCGCGCCGGCTTCTGCCTGATGGGCGCCTGCCAGGATTGCTGGGTGCAGACGGCGGACGGAGCACGCCTGCGCGCCTGCTCCACCGCGGTCGCAGACGGCATGGAACTGGTCAGCGCCCAGCCCGGAGAACTCGCATGCAAGTGA
- a CDS encoding DUF4142 domain-containing protein gives MKIRYLTATVLASLTWAAAPAAQAQTAPAARPSAAEAKLDSADRDFLENAAQAGNLEVAGSKLALEKARDPDVKAFAQKMIDDHGKAAQQLVTLAQGKGYQAPTEPSLVQQAKLKALGLRDDSFDKAYVDEIGVSAHQDAVKLFEKASNDVKDPDVKQFAIETLPVLQQHLEMATSMQQRMDAAKK, from the coding sequence ATGAAAATCCGCTATCTGACCGCCACGGTCCTCGCCTCGCTGACATGGGCTGCGGCCCCTGCAGCGCAGGCGCAGACGGCGCCCGCCGCGCGCCCCTCGGCCGCGGAAGCGAAATTGGACAGCGCCGACCGCGACTTCCTGGAGAACGCAGCCCAGGCCGGCAATCTCGAAGTCGCCGGCAGCAAGCTCGCCCTGGAGAAAGCCCGCGACCCCGACGTGAAGGCATTTGCCCAGAAAATGATCGATGACCACGGCAAGGCCGCCCAACAGCTGGTCACGCTCGCGCAAGGCAAGGGCTACCAGGCGCCGACCGAGCCATCGCTGGTCCAGCAGGCCAAACTGAAGGCGCTGGGCTTGCGCGACGACAGCTTCGATAAGGCCTATGTGGACGAGATCGGCGTATCCGCGCACCAGGACGCGGTGAAGCTCTTCGAGAAAGCCTCGAACGATGTGAAGGATCCCGACGTCAAGCAATTCGCAATCGAGACCCTGCCGGTGCTACAGCAGCACCTGGAAATGGCGACAAGCATGCAGCAACGCATGGATGCCGCCAAGAAGTAG
- a CDS encoding PRC-barrel domain-containing protein, translated as MEHQTNIVGGPKSSATGPGPEVMAADTLEGNDVVNAAGEGLGSIKDIMIDVPRGRVAYAVLSRGGILGMGDKLFAIPWAALTLDTDRKCFILNVDKEVLKNAPGFDKDDWPRMADESWALSVHKYYNQDPYW; from the coding sequence ATGGAGCATCAAACCAATATTGTTGGCGGACCCAAAAGTTCGGCGACGGGCCCGGGCCCTGAAGTCATGGCCGCGGACACCCTGGAGGGCAACGATGTCGTCAACGCCGCGGGAGAAGGGCTGGGATCCATCAAGGACATCATGATCGACGTGCCGCGCGGACGAGTCGCGTATGCGGTGCTGTCGCGCGGCGGCATCCTGGGGATGGGCGACAAGCTCTTTGCCATTCCCTGGGCGGCATTGACCCTGGACACGGACCGCAAGTGCTTCATCCTGAACGTGGACAAGGAGGTGTTGAAGAACGCGCCGGGGTTCGACAAGGACGACTGGCCCAGGATGGCGGACGAAAGCTGGGCGCTCAGCGTGCACAAGTACTACAACCAGGATCCGTACTGGTAA
- a CDS encoding NAD(P)/FAD-dependent oxidoreductase, with amino-acid sequence MNPLHTEVAIIGAGLVGASAALALRRMGIATALIDSGASGARASGVNFGGVRRQGRSIEQLYLAQRAHGIWSRLPELISTDAEYVRSGHLKLARSEADLDKLCAYRDKVGDFDLGLEIIDAAELRRRFPALGPGIAGGSLCPEDGQANPRLVAPAFAHAAARAGASLLEHCAITQADTQGSGFLLTAADGRRVHADTVINAAGAWGAAVARWFGDDLPLQVKYPTMLVTEPLTPQIGVSLGVEGGGFYARQVARGNVVMGGGYGSALPGDRSRPGRAALAELGRTAPSVLPALACASVIRCWSGIEGYFSDKNPVIGFSPRVPRLLHAFGFSGGGFQIAPAVGEVIAEMAMGYGSLMMAEKFSASRWEAAQA; translated from the coding sequence ATGAACCCGCTGCACACGGAAGTCGCCATCATCGGCGCCGGCCTGGTGGGCGCCAGCGCCGCCCTGGCGCTGCGCCGCATGGGCATCGCCACCGCGCTAATCGACAGCGGCGCAAGCGGCGCACGCGCCAGCGGCGTCAACTTCGGCGGCGTGCGCAGGCAGGGACGTTCGATCGAACAGCTGTATCTGGCGCAGCGCGCGCACGGCATCTGGTCCCGCCTGCCGGAACTCATCAGCACCGATGCGGAATACGTGCGCAGCGGCCACCTGAAGCTGGCCCGCTCCGAGGCCGACCTGGACAAGCTTTGTGCCTACCGCGACAAGGTCGGCGACTTCGACCTGGGCCTGGAGATCATCGACGCCGCCGAGCTGCGCCGCCGCTTTCCCGCGCTGGGTCCGGGCATTGCCGGTGGCTCGCTATGTCCGGAAGACGGCCAGGCCAATCCGCGCCTGGTCGCGCCCGCCTTCGCCCATGCCGCCGCGCGCGCCGGCGCCAGCTTGCTCGAACATTGCGCCATCACGCAGGCGGACACCCAGGGTAGCGGCTTCCTGCTGACTGCCGCCGACGGCCGGCGCGTACACGCCGACACCGTCATCAATGCGGCTGGCGCCTGGGGCGCGGCCGTAGCCCGTTGGTTCGGCGACGACCTGCCCCTGCAGGTCAAGTATCCGACCATGCTGGTCACCGAGCCGCTCACACCCCAGATCGGCGTGTCGTTGGGCGTGGAAGGCGGCGGCTTCTACGCCCGCCAGGTCGCGCGCGGCAATGTGGTCATGGGCGGCGGCTACGGCAGCGCGCTGCCGGGAGACCGCAGCCGGCCGGGTCGCGCCGCGCTCGCCGAACTCGGCCGTACGGCTCCATCCGTCTTGCCCGCGCTGGCCTGCGCCAGCGTGATCCGCTGCTGGTCCGGCATCGAAGGCTATTTCAGCGACAAGAACCCGGTCATCGGCTTCAGCCCCAGGGTGCCGCGGCTGCTGCATGCCTTCGGCTTCTCGGGCGGGGGCTTTCAGATCGCGCCCGCGGTGGGCGAAGTCATCGCCGAAATGGCAATGGGGTACGGCAGTTTGATGATGGCGGAGAAGTTCTCGGCCAGCCGCTGGGAGGCAGCGCAGGCGTGA
- a CDS encoding glycosyltransferase family 9 protein, translating to MSEVVVYVRSQPQLGDQIVALPALYQLKTWWASRRIRVVARDDLAGFYRGVPWVDEFVRAATFGDYLRTLKKHTPVCVSLHHSSERFGLINLLRRPALRFGFHNARMSDLAWTHSHRKSLAEYIGLANLRLLASYRQFDAEAAARRCFQTLAHPHRHEGPGADVVLIPGGGSGAFKRWSLLNYLRLAERLKLLLGQDTRFLFVLGEQEVIERDQLEAMRRPEFSIAYCRSVPELSALMLRARLIVANDCGPSHIAQGACVPYVGVFNESNPEWFWDRPYSAAVVPRHPRDGINSVTPDDVLGACRKVLEHHAHPAYAG from the coding sequence ATGTCGGAAGTCGTCGTATATGTCAGAAGCCAGCCCCAGCTGGGCGACCAGATCGTCGCCCTGCCGGCGCTCTATCAACTGAAAACCTGGTGGGCCTCGAGGCGGATCCGGGTGGTCGCCCGCGACGACCTCGCCGGCTTCTACCGGGGCGTGCCCTGGGTCGACGAGTTTGTCCGGGCCGCCACGTTCGGCGACTATCTGCGCACGCTCAAGAAGCACACCCCCGTTTGCGTCAGCCTGCACCACAGCAGCGAACGCTTCGGCCTGATCAACCTGCTGCGCCGGCCCGCCTTGCGGTTCGGCTTTCACAACGCGCGAATGAGCGACCTGGCCTGGACGCACTCCCATCGCAAGAGCCTTGCCGAGTACATCGGCTTGGCGAATCTCCGGCTGCTGGCGTCGTACCGGCAGTTCGACGCCGAGGCCGCGGCGCGCCGTTGCTTCCAGACGCTAGCCCACCCGCATCGGCACGAAGGACCAGGGGCCGACGTGGTCCTGATCCCTGGCGGCGGCTCCGGCGCGTTCAAACGCTGGAGCCTGCTGAACTATCTGCGCCTGGCCGAAAGGCTAAAGCTGCTGCTGGGCCAGGACACCCGCTTCCTGTTCGTGCTGGGAGAACAGGAAGTCATCGAACGCGACCAGCTCGAAGCCATGCGGCGTCCTGAGTTTTCCATCGCCTACTGCCGCTCGGTGCCGGAGCTCAGCGCCCTCATGCTGCGTGCGCGCCTGATCGTGGCCAACGATTGCGGCCCGTCGCATATCGCCCAGGGCGCCTGCGTGCCCTACGTGGGCGTCTTCAACGAGTCCAATCCGGAATGGTTCTGGGACCGCCCCTACTCCGCCGCGGTCGTGCCCCGCCATCCCCGCGACGGCATCAATTCCGTCACGCCCGACGACGTGCTGGGCGCCTGCCGCAAAGTCCTGGAGCATCATGCGCATCCTGCATACGCTGGCTGA